In Cupriavidus taiwanensis, the following are encoded in one genomic region:
- a CDS encoding BPSL1445 family SYLF domain-containing lipoprotein: MKRRTFLSASAGLALGTLATGACTTTKPDAPADKAARRRELDSGSDATLSRLYGSVNGARELGSRARGILVFPKTLSAGFIVGGEYGDGTLRSGGGTRGYYRLISGSVGWQIGAQSKSVILMFMTQDAYDKFMRSSGWTAGVDATVALATVGANGVLDTNTAQQPIVGFVMTNAGLMAGLSFEGSKITRLDL; encoded by the coding sequence ATGAAACGTCGAACCTTCCTTTCGGCCAGCGCGGGTCTGGCCCTCGGCACGCTGGCCACCGGCGCGTGCACCACCACCAAGCCCGATGCGCCCGCCGACAAGGCCGCGCGCCGGCGTGAACTGGATTCCGGCTCGGACGCCACGCTGTCGCGTCTGTACGGCTCGGTCAACGGCGCGCGCGAGCTGGGCAGCCGCGCGCGCGGCATTCTGGTGTTCCCGAAGACCCTGTCGGCGGGCTTTATCGTCGGCGGCGAGTATGGCGACGGCACGCTGCGCTCTGGCGGCGGCACGCGCGGCTACTACCGGCTGATCTCAGGCTCGGTGGGCTGGCAGATCGGTGCGCAGTCCAAGTCGGTGATCCTGATGTTCATGACGCAGGACGCCTACGACAAATTCATGCGCAGCAGCGGCTGGACCGCGGGCGTCGATGCCACCGTCGCGCTGGCGACCGTTGGCGCAAACGGCGTACTGGATACCAATACCGCCCAGCAGCCCATCGTCGGCTTCGTCATGACCAATGCCGGCCTGATGGCGGGCCTGAGTTTCGAGGGCAGCAAGATCACCAGGCTCGACCTGTAG
- a CDS encoding recombination-associated protein RdgC codes for MWFKNLQVHRFSAPWSLSADEVEASLAKHAFFPGTSLEMQTQGWASPRDNGQLVHTVGRQMLLTLRTEKKLLPTTVVNQVTRARAAEIEEQQGYKPGRKQMKELKEQVTEELLPRAFSIRRDTRVWIDPDNGWLAIDAAAAAKADEVRGMLFKALDPLPLINLHVNQSPVAAMTEWLAGDAAPAGFTVDQEIELQSGAESKATVRYVRHPLDPEDLRRHIAAGKRCTRLAMTWNDRVSFVLTDGLVVKKVAPLDVIKEQADGTAHDEDERFDADFTMMAGELSGMLVDLTEALGGERKA; via the coding sequence ATGTGGTTCAAGAATCTGCAGGTCCATCGTTTCTCCGCCCCGTGGTCGCTGAGCGCCGACGAGGTCGAAGCCAGCCTGGCGAAGCACGCCTTCTTTCCCGGCACCAGTCTCGAAATGCAGACGCAGGGCTGGGCCTCGCCGCGTGACAACGGCCAGCTGGTCCATACCGTCGGCCGCCAGATGCTGCTGACGCTGCGCACCGAAAAAAAGCTGCTGCCCACCACCGTGGTCAACCAGGTCACGCGCGCCCGCGCCGCCGAGATCGAAGAGCAGCAAGGCTACAAGCCCGGCCGCAAGCAAATGAAGGAACTGAAGGAGCAGGTCACCGAAGAACTGCTTCCGCGCGCCTTCAGCATCCGCCGCGACACGCGCGTGTGGATCGATCCGGACAACGGCTGGCTGGCCATCGACGCCGCCGCCGCGGCCAAGGCCGATGAAGTGCGCGGCATGCTGTTCAAGGCGCTGGATCCGCTGCCGCTGATCAACCTGCACGTCAACCAGTCGCCGGTGGCGGCCATGACCGAATGGCTGGCCGGCGATGCGGCCCCCGCCGGCTTTACCGTCGACCAGGAAATCGAGCTGCAGTCCGGCGCCGAAAGCAAGGCCACGGTCCGCTACGTGCGCCACCCGCTCGACCCGGAAGACCTGCGCCGCCATATCGCCGCCGGCAAGCGCTGCACGCGCCTGGCGATGACCTGGAACGACCGCGTCTCGTTCGTGCTGACCGACGGTCTGGTGGTCAAGAAAGTCGCGCCGCTCGACGTGATCAAGGAACAGGCCGACGGCACCGCGCACGACGAAGACGAGCGCTTCGACGCGGACTTCACCATGATGGCGGGCGAGCTGTCCGGCATGCTGGTCGACCTGACCGAGGCGCTTGGCGGCGAGCGCAAGGCCTGA
- a CDS encoding thioesterase family protein, with the protein MARLKLDLPADQLCYATHLTVRVTDINSANHLANDSMISMISEARARFLFEFGSEDVREEGVGIIVTDLATMYRNEAHARDQLLFEVGVMDFNKYGGDIIFRITRPADGALIAMAKSGFVFFDYVAKKVVAMPAGFAGRFPKVNWVE; encoded by the coding sequence ATGGCCCGCCTCAAACTCGACCTGCCTGCCGACCAGCTTTGCTATGCCACGCACCTCACTGTGCGCGTGACGGACATCAATTCGGCCAATCACCTTGCCAATGATTCGATGATCTCAATGATTTCGGAGGCGCGGGCGCGCTTCCTGTTCGAGTTCGGCAGCGAGGACGTGCGCGAGGAAGGGGTCGGCATCATCGTCACCGACCTGGCCACGATGTACCGCAACGAGGCCCATGCGCGCGACCAGCTGCTGTTCGAGGTGGGCGTGATGGACTTCAACAAGTACGGCGGCGACATCATCTTCCGCATCACGCGGCCGGCCGATGGCGCGCTGATCGCGATGGCCAAGTCGGGCTTTGTTTTCTTCGACTACGTGGCGAAGAAAGTGGTGGCGATGCCGGCGGGGTTCGCCGGGCGCTTCCCGAAGGTGAACTGGGTGGAGTAG
- a CDS encoding Bug family tripartite tricarboxylate transporter substrate binding protein: MQADRRKALHWLGAGSLAAAATTLGIGPARAQQSWPARPVRLVVPYPPGGATDVLARALGDPLGKLWQRPVIVENRPGVGGMIGADVVAKAQPDGYTLLLGLPSLVQTPYMVAKPPFDPLRDLTAIGQLCTSSLVLTASSTMPRTLQQMVALAKSQPDKYSYGTYGIGTGAHLYMQVFLKDAGAQLVHVPYKGEAPIATDLIGGQISLGTLSPMTVRQHARTGKLQPLAVTGNTRAPMLPDVPTFQELGFKGLDGPAWLGLFTTAGTPQAIVDKIAADVETVMAAADIRQRLGELGLIVKTTQPAAFAATTRADQAYWGNVIKENNIRLE; encoded by the coding sequence ATGCAAGCCGACCGCCGCAAGGCCCTGCACTGGCTGGGAGCCGGATCCCTGGCCGCCGCCGCGACAACCCTGGGCATCGGACCGGCCCGGGCCCAGCAATCCTGGCCGGCGCGCCCGGTGCGGCTGGTGGTGCCCTACCCGCCCGGCGGCGCCACCGACGTGCTGGCGCGCGCGCTGGGCGACCCGCTCGGCAAGCTGTGGCAGCGCCCGGTGATCGTCGAGAACCGGCCCGGCGTGGGCGGCATGATCGGCGCCGACGTGGTCGCCAAGGCGCAGCCCGACGGCTACACGCTGCTGCTGGGCCTGCCCAGCCTGGTGCAGACGCCCTATATGGTGGCCAAGCCGCCGTTCGACCCGCTGCGCGACCTGACCGCCATCGGCCAGCTATGCACCTCCAGCCTGGTGCTGACCGCCAGCAGCACCATGCCGCGCACGCTGCAGCAGATGGTGGCCCTGGCCAAGTCCCAGCCGGACAAATATTCCTATGGCACCTACGGCATCGGCACCGGCGCCCATCTCTACATGCAGGTTTTCCTGAAGGATGCCGGCGCCCAGCTGGTCCACGTGCCGTACAAGGGCGAAGCGCCGATTGCCACCGACCTGATCGGCGGCCAGATCTCGCTGGGCACGCTGTCGCCAATGACAGTGCGCCAGCACGCGCGCACCGGCAAGCTGCAGCCGCTGGCCGTGACCGGCAACACCCGCGCGCCGATGCTGCCCGACGTGCCCACCTTCCAGGAACTCGGCTTCAAGGGGCTGGACGGCCCGGCGTGGCTGGGCCTGTTCACCACGGCCGGCACGCCGCAGGCCATCGTCGACAAGATCGCAGCCGACGTCGAAACGGTGATGGCCGCGGCCGACATCCGCCAACGGCTGGGGGAGCTGGGGCTGATCGTCAAGACCACGCAGCCGGCGGCTTTTGCGGCGACGACCCGTGCTGATCAGGCGTATTGGGGTAACGTGATCAAGGAGAACAATATTCGGCTGGAGTGA
- a CDS encoding LysR family transcriptional regulator produces MKTEDLRLFLAVAEHGNLHKAAGTLGLTQSSLSKVLARLEAEAGLQLFERMPRGVMLTAVGRKLQAHARRIVLANDDMENEINDERQARVGQVRVATLPHVVPSLFAPLLEQFLLSRPLARFSIATHLSPQLMAALQDGEVDLVCAAMPDGAAAGVEYLPLGALTLQVVARADHPRRARLRSLADLVDEHWVAPATSLYVRSGFEERFTSRGLPPPRVTVESTSSSVSFADLLRNTDLLGIMPQRLLGQAVGLGLQAIEGEGMCWQYELAVFWRSSAYLSPLCRDFRDALVRWCAEAGI; encoded by the coding sequence ATGAAGACCGAAGACCTCCGGCTGTTCCTGGCGGTCGCCGAGCACGGCAACCTGCACAAGGCCGCTGGCACGCTGGGGCTGACCCAGTCGTCACTGTCGAAGGTATTGGCGCGGCTGGAGGCGGAGGCCGGCCTGCAGCTGTTCGAGCGCATGCCGCGCGGCGTCATGCTGACCGCCGTTGGCCGCAAGTTGCAGGCGCATGCACGGCGCATCGTGCTGGCCAATGACGATATGGAGAACGAGATCAACGACGAGCGCCAGGCGCGCGTTGGCCAGGTGCGCGTGGCGACGCTGCCGCACGTGGTGCCGTCGCTGTTCGCGCCGCTGCTGGAGCAGTTCCTGCTCAGCCGGCCGCTGGCCCGGTTCTCGATTGCCACCCACCTGAGCCCGCAGCTGATGGCCGCGCTGCAGGACGGCGAGGTCGACCTGGTTTGCGCCGCCATGCCGGACGGGGCCGCCGCGGGCGTCGAGTACCTGCCGCTGGGGGCGCTGACGCTGCAAGTGGTGGCGCGTGCAGATCACCCGCGGCGCGCGCGCCTGCGCTCGCTGGCCGACCTGGTGGACGAGCATTGGGTGGCGCCCGCCACCTCGCTCTATGTGCGCAGCGGCTTCGAGGAACGCTTTACCAGCCGCGGGCTGCCGCCGCCCCGCGTGACCGTTGAAAGCACCAGCTCGTCGGTGTCGTTTGCCGACCTGCTGCGCAACACTGACCTGCTTGGCATCATGCCGCAGCGCCTGCTGGGGCAGGCGGTGGGGCTGGGGCTGCAAGCCATCGAGGGCGAGGGCATGTGCTGGCAGTATGAGCTGGCGGTGTTCTGGCGCTCCAGCGCCTATCTTTCGCCGCTGTGCCGCGACTTTCGCGACGCGCTGGTGCGGTGGTGCGCGGAAGCCGGCATCTGA
- a CDS encoding tripartite tricarboxylate transporter substrate binding protein — translation MPRPHCPQRSPDAGRRAMLKAMPAAALIPAVAALGLPAAARAQAWPARPITLIVPFTAGGATDVQMRALCLAASKTLGQPIVIQNQPGVSGTLGPAAMARSAARDGYTLALITPALFRLPHLQPVSYDAIKDFTYIIGLTSYVYGISVPAGSPWQRFGDFIGHARANPGKVNVAAVGTGSLGQITVRRLEQQAGIKLNFIPFKGGADALSALLGGHVDVMIEAGWGAMAEAGKVRLLAVAEPQRLKRWQAVPTLRELGYDITVQSEVGIAGPRALDPAVVATLHDAFRQATSDPAYVRALEAESMPNRYMNTADYQHYAASQFASDKRLVAELGIRLD, via the coding sequence ATGCCCCGCCCCCACTGCCCCCAGCGCTCCCCCGATGCCGGCCGGCGCGCAATGCTGAAGGCCATGCCGGCCGCGGCGCTCATCCCCGCCGTGGCCGCGCTCGGCCTGCCCGCCGCCGCGCGCGCCCAGGCCTGGCCCGCGCGCCCCATCACCCTGATCGTGCCCTTCACCGCCGGCGGCGCCACCGACGTGCAGATGCGCGCGCTGTGCCTGGCGGCGTCGAAGACGCTGGGCCAGCCGATCGTGATCCAGAACCAGCCCGGCGTGAGCGGCACGCTGGGGCCCGCCGCGATGGCGCGCAGCGCGGCGCGCGACGGCTACACGCTGGCGTTGATCACGCCCGCGCTGTTCCGCCTGCCGCACCTGCAGCCGGTCAGCTACGACGCCATCAAGGACTTTACCTACATCATCGGCCTGACCAGCTATGTCTATGGCATCTCCGTGCCGGCAGGCTCGCCGTGGCAGCGCTTCGGCGACTTCATCGGACACGCGCGCGCCAACCCCGGCAAGGTCAACGTGGCTGCCGTCGGCACCGGTTCGCTCGGCCAGATCACCGTGCGGCGGCTGGAGCAGCAGGCCGGCATCAAGCTCAACTTCATCCCGTTCAAGGGCGGCGCCGATGCGCTGTCGGCGCTGCTGGGCGGCCATGTCGACGTCATGATCGAAGCCGGCTGGGGCGCCATGGCTGAAGCCGGCAAGGTGCGCCTGCTGGCCGTGGCCGAGCCGCAGCGCCTGAAGCGCTGGCAGGCCGTGCCGACGCTGCGCGAACTGGGCTACGACATCACCGTGCAGTCGGAAGTCGGCATCGCGGGCCCGCGCGCGCTGGACCCGGCGGTGGTCGCGACGCTGCACGATGCCTTCCGCCAGGCCACGTCGGACCCCGCCTACGTGCGCGCGCTGGAAGCCGAATCGATGCCCAACCGCTATATGAATACCGCCGACTACCAGCACTACGCGGCGTCGCAGTTCGCCAGCGACAAGCGGCTGGTGGCGGAACTGGGCATCCGGCTGGACTGA
- a CDS encoding class II aldolase/adducin family protein — MSEAEPIRPAAITDAEWATRIELAALYRAVHRYGMTDLIYNHITARVPGEPEHILLNPYGLLYQEVTATSLYKIHLNGDIVYRPEGDAGELGLNPAAYVIHTAVHAARHDALCVLHTHTRAASAVSAMACGLLPVSQHAHMFYGRIAYHDFSGPVVDLAQQGQLVQDLGQHHAMILRNHGLLVCGRTIAEAFFNIYWLETACKIQVDAMAGGELTMPSQASLEASRKAFGRVAIRGEREWAAVRRELDRIDPSYRA; from the coding sequence ATGAGCGAAGCCGAACCCATCCGCCCCGCCGCCATCACTGACGCCGAGTGGGCCACCCGCATCGAGCTGGCGGCGCTGTATCGCGCCGTCCACCGGTACGGCATGACCGACCTGATCTACAACCACATCACCGCGCGCGTGCCGGGCGAGCCGGAGCACATCCTGCTGAACCCGTACGGCCTGCTGTACCAGGAAGTGACCGCGACCAGCCTGTACAAGATCCACCTGAATGGCGACATCGTCTACCGGCCCGAAGGCGATGCCGGGGAACTGGGGCTGAACCCCGCCGCCTACGTGATCCACACCGCCGTGCATGCCGCGCGCCACGACGCGCTGTGCGTGCTGCACACGCATACGCGGGCGGCGTCGGCCGTCTCGGCGATGGCGTGCGGGCTGCTGCCGGTATCGCAGCACGCGCACATGTTCTACGGGCGCATCGCGTACCACGACTTTTCCGGCCCGGTGGTGGACCTGGCGCAGCAAGGCCAGCTGGTGCAGGACCTGGGCCAGCACCACGCCATGATCCTGCGTAACCACGGCCTGCTGGTCTGCGGCCGCACCATCGCCGAAGCCTTCTTCAACATCTACTGGCTGGAAACGGCCTGCAAGATCCAGGTCGATGCCATGGCCGGCGGCGAGTTGACGATGCCGTCGCAGGCGTCGCTGGAAGCCAGCCGCAAGGCCTTCGGCCGCGTGGCCATCCGCGGCGAGCGCGAATGGGCTGCGGTGCGGCGCGAGCTGGACCGCATCGACCCTTCCTACCGGGCCTGA
- a CDS encoding TauD/TfdA family dioxygenase → MTQASPLADATTFAVPVPDLGPDVRCHVLQPGRPPLFIEPAGEVLRDRGRFRLWSRAARPALDALIVEHGGIVLRGFPTAGTEDFADFIEQFPAFDGGYAGGRAPRETISGRVMEATRLSASVRLAVHSEMAYRRDYPRRIAFFSRKTAEVGGETLIADVRHLAERMDPELAGKIATLGSRTAINFGPRRDADDASYAHMDERGWNQSFHTEDPAEVNRLCAERGLEPVWHEDGSLTVLNALEPFVAHPQTGRKLYRSILHMRPQVEHPEQEQERRRRQKYPTGATLGNGEPLTDAERAHIDQLCDQTTYSWPWHDGDVMVLDNLQVWHGRNPYQGTRDVQVALLD, encoded by the coding sequence ATGACCCAAGCCAGCCCCCTGGCCGATGCCACGACCTTTGCGGTGCCAGTACCCGACCTTGGCCCGGACGTGCGCTGCCACGTGCTGCAGCCCGGCCGCCCGCCGCTGTTCATCGAACCCGCCGGCGAAGTGCTGCGCGACCGCGGCCGCTTCCGCCTGTGGTCGCGCGCGGCGCGCCCCGCGCTGGATGCGTTGATCGTCGAGCATGGCGGCATCGTGCTGCGCGGCTTTCCCACCGCCGGCACGGAAGACTTTGCCGACTTTATCGAACAGTTTCCCGCGTTTGACGGCGGCTACGCAGGTGGCCGCGCCCCGCGCGAAACCATCAGCGGCCGCGTGATGGAAGCCACGCGGCTGTCGGCCAGCGTGCGCCTGGCGGTGCATTCAGAAATGGCCTATCGCCGCGACTATCCGCGCCGCATCGCCTTTTTCTCGCGCAAGACCGCCGAGGTGGGCGGCGAGACCCTGATCGCCGACGTGCGCCACCTTGCCGAGCGCATGGATCCGGAACTTGCCGGCAAGATCGCCACGCTGGGATCCCGTACCGCCATCAACTTCGGCCCGCGACGCGATGCCGACGATGCGTCCTACGCGCATATGGACGAGCGTGGCTGGAACCAGTCGTTCCATACCGAGGACCCGGCCGAGGTCAACCGCCTGTGCGCCGAGCGCGGGCTGGAGCCGGTGTGGCATGAAGATGGCAGCCTGACCGTGCTCAATGCGCTGGAGCCGTTCGTCGCGCATCCGCAGACCGGGCGCAAGCTGTACCGCTCGATCCTGCATATGCGGCCGCAGGTGGAGCATCCCGAGCAGGAACAGGAACGGCGCCGACGCCAGAAATACCCCACCGGCGCCACGCTCGGCAATGGCGAACCGCTGACCGATGCCGAACGCGCCCATATCGACCAGCTGTGCGACCAGACTACCTACAGCTGGCCATGGCACGATGGTGACGTGATGGTGCTCGACAACCTCCAGGTCTGGCACGGCCGCAACCCGTACCAGGGGACGCGCGACGTGCAGGTGGCGCTGCTGGATTGA
- a CDS encoding methyl-accepting chemotaxis protein: protein MTSADHALSGRLSATIPARRAAGPSVAAPAAPHTPLLQGVHRRADRLMTAMLWLLGLLSLVVGNHYGSTGLTLTLGLPIASLGTLMAVALPARLATRLAMAVLMMAFVALLIHQAHGQVEFHFLVFVSLSMLLAYRDFRVILLAALAIALHHLSFNFFQQWGWNTICFTDPSFNMVLFHAAFVIAQTAVLCVIAWRLERDAHSADELSALAAGIGREPGYLTLAGDGNDPASDFARAFRKTLDTVRQTLLQVRDTAGTVANAAGDILDTSATVARRTEAQARVVAQTMHDMQALTQSARASADQARGACELAGASSAVVARGSGEILSVIQTMGEIDEACGRITEIIGVIDSIAFQTNILALNAAVEAARAGEHGKGFAVVAGEVRQLAHRCAAAAREIRGLINTSVERAHAGTELVGHTGETMNEVVASIGQLAALVQELATLGDHQRSGIEGMAQRVAEIQAAFEENAELVAGAAEAARAQREQTEGLNRAVGVFRLD, encoded by the coding sequence ATGACCAGCGCCGACCACGCCCTGTCCGGACGCCTGTCCGCGACCATCCCTGCCCGCCGCGCCGCGGGCCCTTCCGTTGCCGCACCGGCCGCGCCGCACACGCCGTTGCTGCAAGGCGTGCATCGCCGCGCGGACCGGTTGATGACGGCGATGCTGTGGCTGCTTGGCCTGCTGTCGCTGGTGGTCGGCAACCATTATGGCTCGACCGGCCTGACGCTGACGCTGGGCTTGCCGATCGCGTCGCTCGGCACGCTGATGGCGGTGGCACTGCCCGCCCGCCTCGCCACGCGGCTGGCGATGGCGGTGCTGATGATGGCCTTTGTCGCGCTGCTGATCCACCAGGCGCACGGACAGGTGGAATTCCACTTCCTGGTGTTCGTCTCGCTGTCGATGCTGCTGGCCTATCGCGACTTCCGCGTGATCCTGCTGGCGGCACTGGCGATCGCGCTGCATCACCTGAGCTTCAACTTCTTCCAGCAATGGGGCTGGAACACCATCTGCTTCACCGATCCCAGCTTCAACATGGTGCTGTTCCACGCGGCCTTTGTCATCGCGCAGACCGCCGTGCTGTGCGTGATCGCCTGGCGGCTGGAACGCGACGCGCATTCCGCCGATGAACTGAGCGCGCTGGCCGCGGGCATCGGCCGCGAACCCGGCTACCTGACACTGGCCGGCGACGGCAACGACCCCGCCAGCGATTTCGCCCGCGCCTTCCGCAAGACGCTGGACACCGTGCGCCAGACCTTGCTGCAGGTACGCGACACCGCCGGCACCGTGGCCAACGCCGCGGGCGACATACTCGACACCAGCGCCACCGTCGCGCGCCGCACCGAGGCCCAGGCACGCGTGGTCGCCCAGACCATGCACGACATGCAGGCGCTGACCCAGTCCGCCCGCGCCAGCGCCGACCAGGCACGCGGTGCCTGCGAGCTGGCCGGCGCCTCCAGCGCCGTGGTGGCGCGCGGCAGCGGCGAAATCCTGTCGGTGATCCAGACCATGGGCGAGATCGACGAAGCCTGCGGCCGCATCACCGAGATCATCGGCGTGATCGACAGCATTGCCTTCCAGACCAACATCCTGGCGCTGAACGCCGCCGTCGAGGCCGCGCGCGCCGGCGAGCACGGCAAGGGCTTCGCCGTGGTGGCCGGCGAGGTGCGGCAACTGGCGCATCGCTGCGCCGCCGCCGCGCGGGAGATCCGCGGCCTGATCAATACCTCGGTCGAGCGCGCCCACGCCGGCACCGAACTGGTGGGCCATACCGGCGAGACCATGAACGAGGTAGTGGCCAGCATCGGCCAGCTGGCCGCGCTGGTGCAAGAACTGGCGACGCTGGGCGACCACCAGCGCAGCGGCATCGAGGGCATGGCGCAACGCGTGGCCGAGATCCAGGCGGCATTCGAGGAGAACGCCGAACTGGTGGCCGGCGCGGCCGAAGCCGCCCGGGCGCAGCGGGAGCAGACCGAAGGATTGAACCGGGCGGTCGGGGTGTTCCGGCTGGACTGA
- a CDS encoding FadR/GntR family transcriptional regulator produces MTGSSASVANQAVSLIQQWVRDGTFPAGTLLPAQRELAAKVGISRASLREAISTLQGMGVVVSRPGKGVYVTAAGDSAAATPPWRFAATHSLIDIYQLRFALEGLTARLAALAISADEIEQLRQNAATMQRAIEADAYDEASQLDYEFHTLIVTVSGNQVIREILRESAEVMRESQRLPYYRRGARNATFLEHSAIIEALAARQPEQAQRAMERHIMLAARRAGVHFPTGDEKDN; encoded by the coding sequence ATGACAGGATCTTCCGCCTCCGTCGCCAACCAGGCCGTCAGCCTTATCCAGCAATGGGTGCGCGACGGCACGTTCCCCGCGGGCACGCTGCTGCCGGCACAGCGGGAACTGGCGGCGAAGGTCGGCATCAGCCGGGCGTCATTGCGCGAGGCGATCTCGACCCTGCAGGGCATGGGTGTGGTGGTGTCGCGCCCGGGCAAGGGCGTCTATGTGACCGCCGCCGGCGACAGCGCGGCGGCCACGCCGCCGTGGCGCTTTGCCGCCACGCATTCGCTGATCGATATCTACCAGCTGCGCTTTGCACTGGAAGGGCTGACGGCGCGGCTGGCCGCGCTGGCCATCTCCGCTGACGAGATCGAACAGCTGCGCCAGAATGCGGCCACGATGCAGCGGGCGATCGAGGCCGATGCCTATGATGAGGCCTCGCAGCTGGACTATGAGTTCCACACGCTGATCGTCACGGTGTCGGGCAACCAGGTGATCCGCGAAATCCTGCGCGAAAGCGCCGAGGTGATGCGCGAGAGCCAGCGCCTGCCGTACTACCGGCGCGGCGCGCGCAACGCCACCTTCCTGGAGCACAGCGCCATCATTGAGGCACTGGCCGCGCGCCAGCCGGAACAGGCGCAGCGCGCGATGGAGCGCCACATCATGCTGGCGGCACGCCGGGCCGGCGTGCATTTCCCCACTGGCGACGAAAAAGACAATTGA
- a CDS encoding MFS transporter, whose translation MIPTETAHAGPDAISVPRAQAQAREDAVYRKVAWRLLPFLMLCYVVAYLDRVNVGFAKLNMLADLQFSEAVYGLGAGLFFIGYFFFEVPSNLLMHRIGAKATISRIMILWSLISAAMMFVQTSTQFYVLRFLLGAAEAGFYPGMILYLTYWFPSHRRARMVALFMAAIPISGIFGGPLSGWVMEAMHGVNGLRGWQWMFLIEAVPSLLVGVAVLWYLDNNIQSARWLTADEKALLARNIAAENAQKAAHMSLRTLVTDPRVLKMTMICFCTVMGQYGLTFWLPTLIKQTGVKSVLDVGLLTAIPFGVAVCSMILVSRSSDRMRERRWHLIVPFCCAATGLVLSAVFSHNTALSLAALALAAGGSLATSPLFWSLPTAILSGVGAAAGIALINSFANLAGFISPYMIGLIKDATQSTDAAMFVLAAVLLCGALLTYSVPAKLVNK comes from the coding sequence ATGATTCCGACAGAAACCGCGCATGCCGGGCCGGATGCCATATCCGTGCCGCGGGCGCAGGCCCAGGCCAGGGAGGACGCGGTGTACCGCAAGGTTGCCTGGCGGCTGCTGCCGTTCCTGATGCTGTGCTATGTGGTGGCCTACCTGGATCGGGTCAACGTGGGGTTTGCCAAGCTGAACATGCTGGCCGACCTGCAGTTCAGCGAGGCGGTCTACGGGCTGGGCGCGGGGTTGTTCTTTATCGGCTATTTCTTCTTCGAGGTGCCCAGCAACCTGCTGATGCATCGCATCGGCGCCAAGGCCACCATCTCGCGCATCATGATCCTGTGGAGCCTGATCTCCGCGGCGATGATGTTCGTGCAGACCAGCACGCAGTTCTACGTGCTGCGCTTCCTGCTGGGCGCGGCCGAGGCCGGCTTCTATCCCGGCATGATCCTGTACCTGACCTACTGGTTCCCGTCGCACCGGCGCGCGCGCATGGTGGCGCTGTTCATGGCCGCGATCCCGATCTCGGGCATCTTCGGCGGGCCATTGTCGGGCTGGGTGATGGAAGCCATGCACGGCGTCAACGGCCTGCGCGGCTGGCAGTGGATGTTCCTGATCGAGGCCGTGCCGTCGCTGCTGGTGGGCGTGGCCGTGCTCTGGTACCTGGACAACAACATCCAGTCGGCGCGCTGGCTGACGGCGGACGAGAAGGCGCTGCTGGCACGCAATATCGCCGCGGAGAATGCGCAAAAAGCCGCTCATATGTCGCTGCGCACCCTGGTGACGGATCCGCGCGTGCTGAAGATGACGATGATCTGCTTCTGCACGGTGATGGGCCAGTACGGGCTGACTTTCTGGCTGCCCACGCTGATCAAGCAGACCGGCGTGAAAAGCGTGCTGGACGTAGGTTTGCTGACCGCGATCCCGTTCGGCGTGGCGGTGTGTTCGATGATCCTGGTCAGCCGCAGCTCGGACCGCATGCGCGAACGCCGCTGGCACCTGATCGTGCCGTTCTGCTGCGCGGCCACGGGCCTGGTGCTGAGCGCCGTGTTCAGCCACAACACCGCGCTGTCGCTTGCGGCACTGGCGCTCGCAGCCGGCGGCAGCCTGGCCACTTCGCCGCTGTTCTGGAGCCTGCCCACCGCGATCCTGTCGGGCGTGGGCGCCGCGGCGGGGATTGCGCTGATCAACTCGTTCGCCAACCTTGCCGGCTTTATCAGCCCGTACATGATCGGGTTGATCAAGGATGCCACCCAGAGCACGGATGCCGCGATGTTCGTGCTGGCGGCGGTGCTGCTGTGCGGCGCGCTGCTGACATACTCGGTGCCGGCCAAGCTGGTCAACAAGTAA